A region from the Aphis gossypii isolate Hap1 chromosome 1, ASM2018417v2, whole genome shotgun sequence genome encodes:
- the LOC114131086 gene encoding protein transport protein Sec24D isoform X26: protein MNNSQFAQERPTQNYGALPTPQQNGQHNTSSNNVPSYNQAEGQLNDQFSQLGFNNRPSVPLVQNNTLPSSISNFSSGPQVNTSQSYSPANFNVELTGPPKQFSSSVPFGGSFSQNSSDNFLDKTSNTIPQSAFPGNSVESNIHDGIINQESRDFNNGTPNNLSETMYGKSNEFNTNTSNLVSNQIGSGLTSSQPIQSAFSVVSPQSRSQKPYSSNVQQPQLVENVPSQSDLSTQKLEYQPSNYPPTSNSISQSDFSRQPNHAPQQPGFPSQNNLKPQQPGFPPQPNSTLQQPGFPPQSNSTSQQPGFPPQPNSTLQQSGFPPQPNSTLQQPGFPPQANSTLQQPGFPSQTNLKPQQPGFPPQPSSTPQQPGFPPQPNSTLQQPGFPPQANSTKTQQPGFPPQPNSISQQPGFPLQPNSTLQQPGFPPQPNSTQQQPGFPLQPNSTMQQPGFPPQANSTKTQQPGFPPQPNSISQQPGFPPQPNSTLQQPGFPTQANLTKPQQPGFPPQPNSTLQQPGFPPQANSTKTQQPGFPPQPNSVLQQSGFPQQPNLTPQQPGFPPQPSSIPQQPGFPPQPSSTPQQPGFPPQPSSTPQQPGFPPQPNSTLQQPGFLPQPISSQQQHGFPPQPGNLPSQQMGFPSQAGNLPPRQSGYPPQQPGLTSQQPQQPGYSQQHNGFNPQQPSYQPQQSGYPPQQPGYPPQQPGYPPQQAGYSTQQAGFNQGTPAYMGQPAPSRRLDPDQMPSPVQVIQDDQQSKSGLFLTNQRGLVPPLVTTDFTVQDSGNASPRLIRSTMYCVPTTTDIMKQTSVPFGLVISPLAKIKPDEYPLPIINTGEFGPVRCKRCKAYMSPFMQFIDGGKHFTCLLCKATTEVPVEYFQHLDHTGQRLDRSERPELCFGSYEFIVPKEYCRKEIQPKPPAYIFVIDVSYNNIKSGLVRLICAFMKELLTQLPTELGSEKSKIRVGFITYDTTVHFYNIKETLAVPQMMIVGDTSEVFMPLLDGFLCDPEESSQVIDVLMEQIPTQFNETRTTETILLPAIKAGMEALKNADCCGKLFVFHSSLPIAEAPGKLKNREDRKLLATDKEKTILNPQTNVYKELGEECVQVGCSVDLFITNNSYIDLPTIGQISKISGGEIFKYTYFQAEVDGQRFLSDLKHDISRPTVFDAVMRVRTSTGTRPTDFYGHFFMSNSTDVELAAIDCDKAIAIEVKHDDKLDEQDGVLVQTAMLYTSCSGQRRVRILNLSLRSSGQMGELYRSCDLDTIMNFFGKQVMYKILESSGRQVKDAITNKTAQILATYRKHCASPSSAGQLILPECMKLMPLYVNCLIKSDAMSGGPDMTVDDRWFNMHLVITADIPTTLGYFYPRLIPIHTLADEKLLDDVSIPDQLRCSIEKFAENGAYILENGVYMFLWLGMGLSQTFLTDVFGVQSITYVDTEHSAIPVLDNPLNKAVRQVLSKIQKERSHTMRLSIIRQKDKIETVMRHFLVEDHGIDNSPSYVEFLCHMHKEIRNLLS from the exons ATGAATAATTCTCAATTTGCACAAGAGCGTCCAACACAAAATTATGGCGCTCTTCCAACACCACAACAAAATGGTCAACATAATACATCATCGAACA atgtACCATCTTATAACCAGGCTGAAGGACAGTTGAATGATCAATTTTCACAACTGGGATTTAATAATAGACCTTCAGTACCActagttcaaaataatactttg ccGAGTAGTATTAGCAACTTTTCAAGTGGACCACAAGTAAATACTTCGCAATCATATTCACCTGCCAATTTTAATGTTGAACTGACTGGGCCTCCTAAGCAATTTTCTTCATCAGTACCTTTTGGAGGAAGTTTTAGTCAAAATTCCTCAGATAATTTTCTAGACAAAACTAGTAATACAATACCACAATCTGCTTTTCCTGGAAATAGTGTTGAATCAAATATTCACGATGGAATTATTAATCAAGAATCAAGAGATTTTAATAATGGCACTcctaataatttaagtgaGACAATGTATGGGAAATccaatgaatttaatacaaatacctCAAATTTGGTTTCAAATCAAATTGGTTCTGGATTAACTTCATCTCAACCTATTCAATCAGCCTTTTCTGTTGTTTCACCTCAATCTCGTTCTCAAAAACCGTATTCAAGCAATGTTCAACAACCACAATTGGTTGAAAATGTTCCATCCCAATCGGATTTATCTActcaaaaattagaatatcaGCCATCAAATTATCCACCAACATCTAATTCAATATCTCAATCAGATTTTTCGAGACAACCTAATCATGCTCCACAGCAGCCAGGTTTTCCATctcagaataatttaaaacctcAGCAACCAGGTTTTCCACCTCAACCCAATTCCACACTGCAGCAGCCTGGGTTTCCACCACAATCTAATTCAACATCGCAGCAGCCAGGTTTTCCACCTCAACCCAATTCAACACTGCAGCAATCAGGTTTTCCACCTCAACCTAATTCCACACTGCAGCAGCCTGGTTTTCCACCACAAGCCAATTCAACATTGCAGCAGCCAGGTTTTCCATCTCAGACTAATTTAAAACCACAGCAACCAGGGTTTCCGCCACAACCTAGTTCGACACCACAGCAACCAGGTTTTCCACCTCAACCTAATTCAACACTGCAGCAGCCAGGTTTTCCACCACAAGCCAATTCAACAAAAACTCAGCAACCGGGTTTCCCGCCACAACCTAATTCAATATCGCAGCAACCTGGTTTTCCACTCCAACCTAATTCCACACTGCAGCAGCCTGGTTTTCCACCACAACCCAATTCAACACAGCAGCAACCAGGTTTTCCACTTCAACCTAATTCAACAATGCAGCAGCCAGGTTTTCCACCACAAGCCAATTCAACAAAAACTCAGCAACCGGGTTTCCCGCCACAACCTAATTCAATATCGCAGCAACCTGGTTTTCCACCCCAACCTAATTCAACACTGCAGCAGCCAGGTTTTCCAACACAAGCCAATTTAACAAAACCGCAGCAGCCAGGATTTCCACCACAGCCTAATTCAACACTACAGCAGCCAGGTTTTCCACCACAAGCTAATTCAACAAAAACTCAACAACCTGGTTTCCCGCCACAACCTAATTCAGTTTTGCAGCAGTCAGGTTTCCCACAACAACCTAATTTAACACCACAGCAACCAGGTTTTCCGCCACAACCTAGTTCGATACCACAGCAACCAGGTTTTCCACCTCAACCCAGTTCGACACCACAGCAACCAGGTTTTCCACCTCAACCCAGTTCGACACCACAGCAACCAGGTTTTCCACCTCAACCCAATTCAACACTGCAGCAGCCAG GTTTTCTACCACAACCTATTTCATCTCAACAGCAACATGGCTTTCCTCCTCAACCAGGAAATTTACCATCTCAACAAATGGGTTTTCCTTCTCAGGCCGGTAATTTACCACCACGACAATCTGGTTACCCACCTCAACAGCCTGGTTTAACGTCTCAACAACCTCAACAACCTGGATATTCTCAGCAACATAACGGTTTCAATCCTCAACAACCTAGTTATCAACCTCAACAATCTGGGTATCCACCTCAACAACCTGGGTATCCACCTCAACAACCTGGGTATCCACCTCAACAAGCAGGTTACTCTACACAACAAGCTGGTTTTAATCAAGGTACACCAGCCTATATGGGTCAGCCAGCTCCAAGTAGGAGATTAGATCCAGATCAGATGCCAAGTCca GTACAAGTTATACAAGATGACCAACAAAGTAAAagtggtttatttttaactaatcaaAGAGGTCTAGTGCCCCCTTTAGTTACTACAGATTTCACTGTTCAAGATTCTGGTAATGCATCACCTAGATTAATAAGATCAACTATGTATTGCGTACCCACTACAACGGACATTATGAAACAG aCTTCTGTACCATTTGGATTAGTCATCAGTCCATtagcaaaaataaaacccGATGAGTATcctttacctattataaatactggTGAATTTGGACCAGTTAGATGTAAAAGGTGTAAAGCTTACATGAGTCCATTTATGCAGTTCATTGATGGTGGAAAACACTTTACTTGTCTTTTATGTAAAGCTACAACAGAAg taccagttgaatattttcaacatttggATCATACTGGTCAGCGGCTTGACCGTTCTGAAAGGCCTGAATTATGTTTTGGTTcatatgaatttattgttcCAAAAGAGTATTGTAGG aAAGAAATTCAACCAAAACCTCCtgcatatatatttgtaatagatgtttcttacaataatattaaatctggACTTGTTCGACTCATATGTGCTTTCATGAAAGAGCTATTAACTCAATTACCAACTGAGTTGGGAagtgaaaaaagtaaaatacgtgttggttttataacttatgatacaactgttcatttttataatatcaag gaAACATTAGCTGTTCCTCAAATGATGATTGTTGGTGATACTTCTGAAGTGTTTATGCCATTGTTAGATGGGTTCTTATGTGATCCAGAAGAATCATCTCAAGTTATCGATGTACTTATGGAACAAATTCCCACTCAGTTTAATGAAACAAGGACTACTGAAACTATTCTTTTACCAGCAATAAAAGCAGGAATGGAAGCATTGAAG AACGCAGATTGTTgtggtaaattatttgtattccaTTCATCCTTGCCTATAGCAGAAGCTCCAGGTAAACTTAAGAATCGGGAAGATCGAAAATTACTTGCCACcgataaagaaaaaactattttga atcCACAAACTAATGTTTATAAAGAATTGGGAGAAGAATGTGTTCAAGTTGGATGTAGTGTTGATTTATTCATCActaataattcttatattgATTTACCTACTATTGgtcaaatttctaaaattagtggtggtgaaattttcaaatacacaTATTTCCAA gctGAAGTTGATGGTCAACGATTTTTATCTGATTTAAAACATGACATTAGCCGACCAACTGTTTTTGATGCTGTAATGCGTGTACGGACATCTACTGGTACTCGTCCTACTGATTTCTATGGGCATTTCTTTATGTCAAACTCTACAGATGTTGAATTAGCTGCTATTGATTGTGATAAA GCTATTGCAATTGAAGTAAAACACGATGATAAGCTTGATGAACAAGATGGAGTATTGGTACAAACAGCTATGTTATACACATCATGTAGTGGGCAAAGGCGTGTACGCATATTAAATCTATCATTACGTTCTAGTGGACAAATGGGTGAATTATATCGTAGCTGTGATTTAGATACAATAATGAATTTCTTCGGAAAACAAG ttatgtataaaatattggaaaGTTCTGGACGACAAGTAAAGGACGCAATTACTAATAAGACTGCTCAAATATTAGCTACTTATAGAAAACATTGTGCATCACCATCTTCAGCCGGTCAACTTATATTACCTGAATGCATGAAACTTATGCCTCTATATGTTAATTGTTTGATCAAATCTGATGCAATGTCCGGtg gtccTGATATGACAGTTGATGATCGTTGGTTTAATATGCATCTTGTTATCACTGCGGATATACCTACAACATTAGGTTATTTCTATCCACGTCTGATTCCTATCCATACACTCGCTGATGAAAAACTATTAGATGATGTTTCAATACCAGATCAATTAAGGTGTTCTATTGAAAAGTTTGCAGAAAATGGAGCTTATATTTTGG aAAATGGagtttatatgtttttgtgGCTTGGTATGGGTCTAAGTCAAACATTTTTGACTGACGTATTTGGTGTTCAGAGCATTACATATGTTGATACTGAACATTCGGCTATTCCTGTGTTGGATAATCCACTCAACAAAGCTGTTCGGCAGGTGTTatctaaaattcaaaaagaacGAAGCCACACTATGAGA cTTTCAATTATACGACAGAAAGATAAAATTGAAACTGTTATGAGACATTTCTTAGTTGAAGATCACGGCATTGACAATAGTCCATCCTATGTAGAATTTTTGTGTCACATGCATAAGGAAATTCGCAATTTGCTCAGTTAG
- the LOC114131086 gene encoding protein transport protein Sec24D isoform X19, with protein sequence MNNSQFAQERPTQNYGALPTPQQNGQHNTSSNNVPSYNQAEGQLNDQFSQLGFNNRPSVPLVQNNTLPSSISNFSSGPQVNTSQSYSPANFNVELTGPPKQFSSSVPFGGSFSQNSSDNFLDKTSNTIPQSAFPGNSVESNIHDGIINQESRDFNNGTPNNLSETMYGKSNEFNTNTSNLVSNQIGSGLTSSQPIQSAFSVVSPQSRSQKPYSSNVQQPQLVENVPSQSDLSTQKLEYQPSNYPPTSNSISQSDFSRQPNHAPQQPGFPSQNNLKPQQPGFPPQPNSTLQQPGFPPQSNSTSQQPGFPPQPNSTLQQSGFPPQPNSTLQQPGFPPQANSTLQQPGFPSQTNLKPQQPGFPPQPSSTPQQPGFPPQPNSTLQQPGFPPQANSTKTQQPGFPPQPNSISQQPGFPLQPNSTLQQPGFPPQPNSTQQQPGFPLQPNSTMQQPGFPPQANSTKTQQPGFPPQPNSISQQPGFPPQPNSTLQQPGFPTQANLTKPQQPGFPPQPNSTLQQPGFPPQPSSTPQQPGFPPQPNSTLQQPGFPTQANLTKPQQPGFPPQPNSTLQQPGFPSQTNLKPQQPGFPPQPSLTPQQPGFPPQPNSILQQPGFPPQANSTLQQPGFPPQPNSTLQQSGFLPQPISSQQQHGFPPQPGNLPSQQMGFPSQAGNLPPRQSGYPPQQPGLTSQQPQQPGYSQQHNGFNPQQPSYQPQQSGYPPQQPGYPPQQPGYPPQQAGYSTQQAGFNQGTPAYMGQPAPSRRLDPDQMPSPVQVIQDDQQSKSGLFLTNQRGLVPPLVTTDFTVQDSGNASPRLIRSTMYCVPTTTDIMKQTSVPFGLVISPLAKIKPDEYPLPIINTGEFGPVRCKRCKAYMSPFMQFIDGGKHFTCLLCKATTEVPVEYFQHLDHTGQRLDRSERPELCFGSYEFIVPKEYCRKEIQPKPPAYIFVIDVSYNNIKSGLVRLICAFMKELLTQLPTELGSEKSKIRVGFITYDTTVHFYNIKETLAVPQMMIVGDTSEVFMPLLDGFLCDPEESSQVIDVLMEQIPTQFNETRTTETILLPAIKAGMEALKNADCCGKLFVFHSSLPIAEAPGKLKNREDRKLLATDKEKTILNPQTNVYKELGEECVQVGCSVDLFITNNSYIDLPTIGQISKISGGEIFKYTYFQAEVDGQRFLSDLKHDISRPTVFDAVMRVRTSTGTRPTDFYGHFFMSNSTDVELAAIDCDKAIAIEVKHDDKLDEQDGVLVQTAMLYTSCSGQRRVRILNLSLRSSGQMGELYRSCDLDTIMNFFGKQVMYKILESSGRQVKDAITNKTAQILATYRKHCASPSSAGQLILPECMKLMPLYVNCLIKSDAMSGGPDMTVDDRWFNMHLVITADIPTTLGYFYPRLIPIHTLADEKLLDDVSIPDQLRCSIEKFAENGAYILENGVYMFLWLGMGLSQTFLTDVFGVQSITYVDTEHSAIPVLDNPLNKAVRQVLSKIQKERSHTMRLSIIRQKDKIETVMRHFLVEDHGIDNSPSYVEFLCHMHKEIRNLLS encoded by the exons ATGAATAATTCTCAATTTGCACAAGAGCGTCCAACACAAAATTATGGCGCTCTTCCAACACCACAACAAAATGGTCAACATAATACATCATCGAACA atgtACCATCTTATAACCAGGCTGAAGGACAGTTGAATGATCAATTTTCACAACTGGGATTTAATAATAGACCTTCAGTACCActagttcaaaataatactttg ccGAGTAGTATTAGCAACTTTTCAAGTGGACCACAAGTAAATACTTCGCAATCATATTCACCTGCCAATTTTAATGTTGAACTGACTGGGCCTCCTAAGCAATTTTCTTCATCAGTACCTTTTGGAGGAAGTTTTAGTCAAAATTCCTCAGATAATTTTCTAGACAAAACTAGTAATACAATACCACAATCTGCTTTTCCTGGAAATAGTGTTGAATCAAATATTCACGATGGAATTATTAATCAAGAATCAAGAGATTTTAATAATGGCACTcctaataatttaagtgaGACAATGTATGGGAAATccaatgaatttaatacaaatacctCAAATTTGGTTTCAAATCAAATTGGTTCTGGATTAACTTCATCTCAACCTATTCAATCAGCCTTTTCTGTTGTTTCACCTCAATCTCGTTCTCAAAAACCGTATTCAAGCAATGTTCAACAACCACAATTGGTTGAAAATGTTCCATCCCAATCGGATTTATCTActcaaaaattagaatatcaGCCATCAAATTATCCACCAACATCTAATTCAATATCTCAATCAGATTTTTCGAGACAACCTAATCATGCTCCACAGCAGCCAGGTTTTCCATctcagaataatttaaaacctcAGCAACCAGGTTTTCCACCTCAACCCAATTCCACACTGCAGCAGCCTGGGTTTCCACCACAATCTAATTCAACATCGCAGCAGCCAGGTTTTCCACCTCAACCCAATTCAACACTGCAGCAATCAGGTTTTCCACCTCAACCTAATTCCACACTGCAGCAGCCTGGTTTTCCACCACAAGCCAATTCAACATTGCAGCAGCCAGGTTTTCCATCTCAGACTAATTTAAAACCACAGCAACCAGGGTTTCCGCCACAACCTAGTTCGACACCACAGCAACCAGGTTTTCCACCTCAACCTAATTCAACACTGCAGCAGCCAGGTTTTCCACCACAAGCCAATTCAACAAAAACTCAGCAACCGGGTTTCCCGCCACAACCTAATTCAATATCGCAGCAACCTGGTTTTCCACTCCAACCTAATTCCACACTGCAGCAGCCTGGTTTTCCACCACAACCCAATTCAACACAGCAGCAACCAGGTTTTCCACTTCAACCTAATTCAACAATGCAGCAGCCAGGTTTTCCACCACAAGCCAATTCAACAAAAACTCAGCAACCGGGTTTCCCGCCACAACCTAATTCAATATCGCAGCAACCTGGTTTTCCACCCCAACCTAATTCAACACTGCAGCAGCCAGGTTTTCCAACACAAGCCAATTTAACAAAACCGCAGCAGCCAGGATTTCCACCACAGCCTAATTCAACACTACAGCAGCCAG GTTTTCCACCTCAACCCAGTTCGACACCACAGCAACCAGGTTTTCCACCTCAACCCAATTCAACACTGCAGCAGCCAGGTTTTCCAACACAAGCCAATTTAACAAAACCGCAGCAGCCAGGATTTCCACCACAGCCTAATTCAACACTACAGCAGCCAGGTTTTCCATCTCAGACTAATTTAAAACCGCAGCAACCAGGTTTTCCGCCACAACCTAGTTTGACACCACAGCAACCAGGTTTTCCACCACAACCCAATTCAATACTGCAGCAGCCAGGTTTTCCACCACAAGCCAATTCTACACTGCAGCAGCCTGGTTTTCCACCACAACCCAATTCAACACTGCAGCAATCAGGTTTTCTACCACAACCTATTTCATCTCAACAGCAACATGGCTTTCCTCCTCAACCAGGAAATTTACCATCTCAACAAATGGGTTTTCCTTCTCAGGCCGGTAATTTACCACCACGACAATCTGGTTACCCACCTCAACAGCCTGGTTTAACGTCTCAACAACCTCAACAACCTGGATATTCTCAGCAACATAACGGTTTCAATCCTCAACAACCTAGTTATCAACCTCAACAATCTGGGTATCCACCTCAACAACCTGGGTATCCACCTCAACAACCTGGGTATCCACCTCAACAAGCAGGTTACTCTACACAACAAGCTGGTTTTAATCAAGGTACACCAGCCTATATGGGTCAGCCAGCTCCAAGTAGGAGATTAGATCCAGATCAGATGCCAAGTCca GTACAAGTTATACAAGATGACCAACAAAGTAAAagtggtttatttttaactaatcaaAGAGGTCTAGTGCCCCCTTTAGTTACTACAGATTTCACTGTTCAAGATTCTGGTAATGCATCACCTAGATTAATAAGATCAACTATGTATTGCGTACCCACTACAACGGACATTATGAAACAG aCTTCTGTACCATTTGGATTAGTCATCAGTCCATtagcaaaaataaaacccGATGAGTATcctttacctattataaatactggTGAATTTGGACCAGTTAGATGTAAAAGGTGTAAAGCTTACATGAGTCCATTTATGCAGTTCATTGATGGTGGAAAACACTTTACTTGTCTTTTATGTAAAGCTACAACAGAAg taccagttgaatattttcaacatttggATCATACTGGTCAGCGGCTTGACCGTTCTGAAAGGCCTGAATTATGTTTTGGTTcatatgaatttattgttcCAAAAGAGTATTGTAGG aAAGAAATTCAACCAAAACCTCCtgcatatatatttgtaatagatgtttcttacaataatattaaatctggACTTGTTCGACTCATATGTGCTTTCATGAAAGAGCTATTAACTCAATTACCAACTGAGTTGGGAagtgaaaaaagtaaaatacgtgttggttttataacttatgatacaactgttcatttttataatatcaag gaAACATTAGCTGTTCCTCAAATGATGATTGTTGGTGATACTTCTGAAGTGTTTATGCCATTGTTAGATGGGTTCTTATGTGATCCAGAAGAATCATCTCAAGTTATCGATGTACTTATGGAACAAATTCCCACTCAGTTTAATGAAACAAGGACTACTGAAACTATTCTTTTACCAGCAATAAAAGCAGGAATGGAAGCATTGAAG AACGCAGATTGTTgtggtaaattatttgtattccaTTCATCCTTGCCTATAGCAGAAGCTCCAGGTAAACTTAAGAATCGGGAAGATCGAAAATTACTTGCCACcgataaagaaaaaactattttga atcCACAAACTAATGTTTATAAAGAATTGGGAGAAGAATGTGTTCAAGTTGGATGTAGTGTTGATTTATTCATCActaataattcttatattgATTTACCTACTATTGgtcaaatttctaaaattagtggtggtgaaattttcaaatacacaTATTTCCAA gctGAAGTTGATGGTCAACGATTTTTATCTGATTTAAAACATGACATTAGCCGACCAACTGTTTTTGATGCTGTAATGCGTGTACGGACATCTACTGGTACTCGTCCTACTGATTTCTATGGGCATTTCTTTATGTCAAACTCTACAGATGTTGAATTAGCTGCTATTGATTGTGATAAA GCTATTGCAATTGAAGTAAAACACGATGATAAGCTTGATGAACAAGATGGAGTATTGGTACAAACAGCTATGTTATACACATCATGTAGTGGGCAAAGGCGTGTACGCATATTAAATCTATCATTACGTTCTAGTGGACAAATGGGTGAATTATATCGTAGCTGTGATTTAGATACAATAATGAATTTCTTCGGAAAACAAG ttatgtataaaatattggaaaGTTCTGGACGACAAGTAAAGGACGCAATTACTAATAAGACTGCTCAAATATTAGCTACTTATAGAAAACATTGTGCATCACCATCTTCAGCCGGTCAACTTATATTACCTGAATGCATGAAACTTATGCCTCTATATGTTAATTGTTTGATCAAATCTGATGCAATGTCCGGtg gtccTGATATGACAGTTGATGATCGTTGGTTTAATATGCATCTTGTTATCACTGCGGATATACCTACAACATTAGGTTATTTCTATCCACGTCTGATTCCTATCCATACACTCGCTGATGAAAAACTATTAGATGATGTTTCAATACCAGATCAATTAAGGTGTTCTATTGAAAAGTTTGCAGAAAATGGAGCTTATATTTTGG aAAATGGagtttatatgtttttgtgGCTTGGTATGGGTCTAAGTCAAACATTTTTGACTGACGTATTTGGTGTTCAGAGCATTACATATGTTGATACTGAACATTCGGCTATTCCTGTGTTGGATAATCCACTCAACAAAGCTGTTCGGCAGGTGTTatctaaaattcaaaaagaacGAAGCCACACTATGAGA cTTTCAATTATACGACAGAAAGATAAAATTGAAACTGTTATGAGACATTTCTTAGTTGAAGATCACGGCATTGACAATAGTCCATCCTATGTAGAATTTTTGTGTCACATGCATAAGGAAATTCGCAATTTGCTCAGTTAG